The DNA window GTCTCCATGACCCTCGGCACGGAAAAGCTCGGCATCGTCGGCGAGAGCGGATCCGGCAAATCGATGACCGCCCGTGCGTTGCTGAAACTGTTGCCTCCCTCGGCTAGGGTCAGCGCCGACAAGATGAAATTTGACGGGATCGACGTGCTGTCGGCGAGCGAGAGGAAAATGCGCTCGATCCGCGGCCGTCGGGCCGGACTCATCCTTCAGGATCCAAAATATTCACTCAATCCGATCATGACTGTCGGTAATCAGATCGCGGAAGCCTGGCGCAATTTTAACAAGGGCTCCCGTCGGGAGGCGCGGGAAGCGGCAATCGATCTTCTCGCGCAGGTCCAGATCCGCAATCCGGAACGGGTCGCCAACAGCTATCCGCACGAATTGTCGGGCGGTATGGGCCAGCGGGTGATGATCGCGATGATGATGGCCCCCGACCCCGAGCTCCTGATTGCCGATGAGCCGACGTCGGCGCTGGATGCTTCGGTGCAGGCGGAGATCCTCAAGCTGATGGAAGATCTCGTCTCCCGCCGGAACATGGGACTGATGCTGATCAGTCATGACCTGCCATTGGTGCGCCACTTTTGCGATCGTGTGGTCGTCATGTATTCGGGCCGGGTGGTCGAGGTGCTGGAAGCCGACCAGCTTGGACAATCGCAGCATCCCTATACGCGCGCATTGCTCGATTGTTTGCCGAGCCTGACCCATCCCAAGTCCCGCTTGCCTATCATGACACGAGATCCGGAATGGCTGACATGACCGAGATGAACAGCAACATGATATCCGTAGCGAACTTGCGGGTCAGTTTTGGTCATCATGAAGCGGTGCGCGGCGTGAGTTTCGAAGTTCCTCGGGGCGGCAGTTTCGGCATCGTTGGAGAAAGCGGATCGGGCAAGTCCACTATCATGCGGGTTCTGGCGGGGTTGAACGAAACCTGGGAAGGCACGGTGTGTATCGATGGCAAGCCTCAAGGGCCCCGGCGCTCGCTCGACTTCTCCCGCAAGGTGCAGATGGTGTTTCAGGACCCCTACGGTTCGCTGCATCCGCGCCAGACAGTCAACCGTACGCTGATCGAACCGCTGCTCGTCCAGGGCATCGGCGACGTCGACAAGCGGGTGAGCCGGATTCTTTCCGATGTGGCGCTGCCATCCACTGCGCGCTTTCGCTATGCCCACCAGCTTTCCGGCGGCCAGCGCCAACGCGTGGCGATCGCTCGGGCGCTGATTTCCGAACCCAGCATGCTGCTGCTGGATGAGCCGACCAGTGCATTGGATGTTTCGGTCCAGGCGGAAATCCTCAATTTGCTTGCCGATCTCCGTCGGGAGCGCGATCTCACTTATCTGATGGTCAGCCACAATCTGGCTGTGGTCGCTCATCTGTGCCCTGAGCTGGGGGTAATGGAAAACGGCGAGATGGTGGAAATCCTGTCAGCCGAAGACCTGCGCGCAGGCCGCACGAAGCATCCGCAGACCACTCGTCTGCGCGAGCTGGATGTCGAACTGGAATAGTGGCGAAAGTCCTTAGAACGCCCCCCGAAACTATGTAGGAGACCTGACGGAACTGGACGTCTGGAGGGCCTTCGTTTGGAGACGCGAATGACAATGATCCCGAACCGCACCCGATCGATCGTCTATTCGAACAGGGCTGCCGCGGCGACCTCCCATCCGCTGGCGACGCTGGTGGCCATCGAGACACTGAGCAAGGGAGGGAATGCGGTTGACGCGGCAGTCGCGGCCATCTCGGTTCAATGTGTCGTCGAGCCCCACCAGACCGGTGTAGGCGGAGACTGTTTTGCTCTTTACATGCCCCGGGGCGCGGCGGAGCCGATTGCCCTGAGCGGTGCCGGACGCGCACCGGAAGCGGCCAATCCGCAATACTATGCGGATAACAACATCACTGAACTGGCATTGGACTCGCCCCATTCCGTCACGGTTCCGGGGGCGGTCGCAGGCTGGTGCCGGCTCGTGGCCGATCATGGGCGCCTGCCGCTAGGCACCCTGCTGGAACCGGCCATCCGTATGGCTCGGGACGGGTATGTCATTCAGCCGGTGGTCGGTTTCGACCTGGCCACCGAGAGCGCCCTTCTTGCCTCCCATCCGGTTGCTGCCGGTGTCTTCATGCCGGACGGCAAGCCCGTGCCCGAAGGCAGTCTCCACCGTCAGCCGCTGCTGGCCAAGACCCTCGAGGCCATCGCAGAAAAGGGGCACTCAGGCTTTTATGGCGGCGAAATTGCCGACGACATGGTTTCCTGCCTGCGGAACCACGGCGGCTTGCACACCATGGCGGATTTTGCAGCAGCCCGGGCCGACTATGTGCCGACAATTTCATCCCGTTACAAAGGCTTCGACATCGTCGAGTTGCCGCCGAGCGGTCAGGGGCTTGCGGCGCTGATGATGCTGAATGCGCTGGACGGTATGGAGCTTTCCGATCCCGCAGTGTCGGAAGCCGACCGTATTCACATTCTCGCCGAACTTGCCAAGCTGGCCTATCTGCACCGGAACGAGCTGTTCTGCGATCCGGATTTCGCATCCACACCGGTGCAGGAGCTCTTGTCCGGCGCGTGGGCCGCCTTCGCTCGCGCGGGCATCGACATGAAAAAGGCGGCAGCCCCCACCGTCTGGCCGGAAGTCACCCAGCGCGATACGGTCTATGCCTGTATTGTCGATGAGGAAGGCAATGCCATCTCCTTCATCAATTCGCTGTTTCATTCCTTCGGCAGCTGCATCATGGCGCCGAAATCGGGCGTCTTGTTTCACAACCGCGGGGCCCAGTTCTCCCTTCAGGCGGGACACCCCAATGCGATAGCCGGCGGCAAGCGTCCCTTGCACACCCTTATGCCCGGCATGGTCATGAAAGACGGAGCCTGTGTTGCCCCCTTCGGCGTGATGGGGGGGCCCTATCAGGCGGCAGGTCACGCCGAGCTCCTGTCGAATATTCTGGATCGGGGGCTGGACGTGCAGCAGGCGTTGGATGCGCCGCGCAGCTTCTCCTATCGGGGCGTTCTGGAGGTGGAACCGCGCGCGGACGAGAGCGTTCTGGACGACCTTCGGCGGCGCGGCCATGACGCGTGCTGGGCAAAAAGGCCGATCGGCGGCGGCCAGATCATCTGGAAAAACGCCAGGACCGGCGTTCTGGCTGCAGCATCGGATCCCCGTAAGGATGGCTGTGCGCTTGGCCTCTAGAGCACGTCGCGAAAAAGGGGATACCGGTTTTTCGCAACAAGACGTGCGTCAGTAACGGAGAGGGCATGTCACGTGAATTCGATTGAACGCGACATGCTTCAGGTCGTCGGCGCTCAGAAGCATCGCGAGCGCAAACATTGGAAGTCGAAAACGAAAGAAAGCGTATCATGAAGATCGAGCAACGCCTTGTTGACCTGGGGATCGAACTGACGGTTCCGATGGCAGGTCCGAAGCAATACGGCAAACGCTACGGCAAGATGAAACCCTTCGTCATCACCGGAACGACCATGCATCTATGCGGACATTCTCCGGGCATGAAAGATGGCGTGGTGCGGTTTCCCGGTCGCCTGGGGCATGATGTGACCATAGAGGAGGGCTATCAGGCGGCAAGGCTTACAGGAATCAACTGCATTTCCACGATCAAGCGGGCCATCGGCGATCTCGACCGGGTCACCGCGGTGGTCAGCACGTTGAACTACGTCGCCTGCACTCACGATTTCTTCGAGCACTACAAGATCACCAATGGTCTGACCGATCTGCTGGAAGAGGTCTTCGGACCGGATATCGGCCTTGGTGCACGCGCCACTTACGGCGCACCGTCGCTCACGGACAACTACTGTTTCGAGACCTCCATGATCCTCGAAATCGATGGCCCGGCCACCTGACAAGTGCCTGTGCCGCTTGGGAACCGTGCGTGTTCCGCCCGATGCTCCAGCCGGCCAGGCCGAGTTCGGACAAACGTCGTTTGGCCGGGCAAGAGATTATCCGAAAAAGGTGTATTCGAATGTCATCTCATCTTGAAATGCTGAAGAGCGGACGTCTGATGCGGGATGGTCTGCTCAAAGACTGCGATGCAGCGGCGGAACTGCTGGAAAAGGTCGAGGCGAGCGATCTCGAAACGGTGCGTGTTGTCTTTGCCGATCAGCACGGTCTTTTGCGTGGCAAGACGATCGCTGCGGAAGCTCTCGGTTCTATTTTCCGCTCCGGCCTGAACCTGCCGGGCACTCTGATGCTGAAAGACACCGCCAATCGCACGGTATTTCCAATCTGGGACGGCCGCACGCCCGGTGTGATGGAAACCATGTCGGGGGCAGGGGACATGCTCCTCGTTCCCGATGCCACGACATTTCGGACCCTGCCCTGGAGCCCTCATTCGGCCTGGCTTTTCTGCGATCCGGTCACCCGGGACGGCAAGACCCTGCCTTTCGCGCCGCGCCACGTCCTGCAACGGGCCATCGACCGGCTGGCCGGGCTCGGATACAGTCTGACCGTCGGTCTTGAGGTCGAGTTCCATGTCTTCGATCTGAAGGAAAGGGCCCTGGAACACAATGAGGCCGGCTTGCCGGGCATGCCGCCGCAAACCCGGCTCCTGGATCAGGGGTACCAATATCTTTCCGACCAGAACTATGACCGGTTGGAGCCGGTGATGGACAGGCTGCGCCGCCATGCCCGTGCTCTCGGCCTGGTCGTGCGCTCCACCGAAGTGGAAATGGGTCCGAGCCAGTTCGAATTCACCTTCGACCCTGCCGGAGCGATGGAACACGCAGACAACATGATCATGTTCCGCGCCATGGTGAAGGAGGTTTGCGCGCGTCAGGGCCTGCACGCCACCTTTATGTGCCGGCCGAAGGTCGATAACACCGCTTCCAGCGGTTGGCATCTGCATCAATCCCTCGTCGATGCCGGAGGGAACAATGTCTTCATCCCCGAGGCGGCGGGCACGCTGACGCCACAAGCAAGCGCCTGGATCGGCGGGCTGTTGCGGCATGCGGCCGAAAGCTGCGTTCTGACCACCCCTACGGTCAATGGCTACAAGCGCTATCAGCCGTTTGCACTCGCTCCGGACCGGATCGAATGGGGGAACGACAACCGCGGCGCCATGATCCGAGCGCTGATTACTCCGGGCGATGGGGCAAGCCGTATCGAGAACCGGGTGGCGGAGCCGGCGGCGAACCCTTATTTCTACATCGCCTCGCAAATCTTGTCCGGGGTTGCCGGACTCGAAGGCAACCTTGAAGCGCCGGAGCCGGTCGAAACTCCCTATGAGAATGCCGAGCGCAGCCTGCCTCCGAGTCTGATTGCGGCAATCGCGGCCTTCGAGGCCGGCGAACTCTTCCAGGCGGCTCTTGGTACCGATTTCACGGAATACATATCGGTCTTGAAGCGCGCCGAATGGAAGCGCTATCTCGCGACCGTTTCGGAGTGGGAGCAGCAGGAATATTTCAGCATCTTCTGACCGGCGCTCTGACACGCCCATTAGGATACCACGAACCTATAGACGGGTGTTCCTTCGGCCTCGACGCGGCAGCTGAATAGCTTCCCTTTTGAAGTCGTTGTCCCAGTCTCGCGGGTCAAGCCGGTAACGAACAGCGTTTTACCGTCGTCCCCTCCGAAACAGGGCATCGTCGGGGCAGCTATGGGCACTGCAATGGTTTTTAGCAGTTCCCCCTCCGGCGAGAAGACGTTGATGCAGCCTCCCGTAACTCCGGCGCTCCAATAGTTTCCATCAGTATCGACGGCGGCCCCGTCGGGCAGGCCTTGCTCTTCCGTTGGCGAGGCAAGGAGACGGGGTTTCGCAATCGTACCTGTCGTTGGATCGAAGTCCCACGCCCGGATTGCGGGCTCCCTGGAATCGGCGTGATAGAGGGTTAGATTGTCAGGGCTCCATGCCAATCCATTGGAAACGCGAATACCGTCGATCATCCGCGTACATGTACCGTCCGCAACAATGCGATAAAGCGCAGCCGTGGGCTGAGCCGGTCGGGTCGCGTGCATCGATCCGACCCAAAAGGCGCCATCCGGGCCAACCTTGCCGTCGTTAAGGCGGTTCATCGCGCGATCGGGCTCCGGTGTCACCAAATGGTCGAGCGCACCTGTTGACGGCGTAAAGAAGCAAACATCCTTTCTAAGCGAGACGATCAGGCGCTCGTCCGCGGTCAGTCCGATAGAGGTGACCGCATCCGGCATTGCGTGTCGCTCAAGCGAGCCCGTTGCCGGAGTGTAAGAAAAAATGGCCGGCAATAGGATGTCAACGAACCACAGAAGTCCGCGCGCGTCATCCCAGACAGGGCCCTCGCCGAGCGGGGTTTCCAGATCAAGACAAGGTTTAAAGGGTAAAGTTTCTCTGCGCATGAGGTCGCCTTCCCGGCAATAAGTGACTGAACGATTTCCGAACTCGGCAGGCTTCGTCTTGACGCTCCCTGTTTGAAGTCTGGTGCGCGCATATTGACTGTCGTCATTTATGGTATATCGTATATCAAAATTCAAGACAGATGCTTTAAACGGAATATCCCTTATGAGAAACGGCCTGAGAGCCCGCCTTGCTGCGGACCGTCCCTGCGTCAACGGCTGGCTGTCCATGTCAAATGGCTACGGCGCCGAACTGATGACGCGCTGCAGCTGGGACAGCCTCACCGTAGATTTGCAGCATGGCGTCCATGACTATGCGTCGATGGTCGCCTGTTTTCAGGGGATCAGATTTTCGGGCATTCCGCCTCTTGCGCGGGTGGCTTCGCTGGATAGCGGCATGATCGGCAAGGCGCTGGATGCCGGCGCCTGGGGGATCATCTGCCCGATGATCAACTCGCGCCAGGAAGCGGCCGACTTTGTTTCCGCCTGTCTCTATCCGCCCCTTGGGCGCCGGTCCAACGGTCCCAACCGCGCCGCAGGATATGGCGAACCGCAGGCGAGTTACCAAAGTTTCGCAAACGAGGAAGTACTCGTCATACCCATGATCGAAACGGGGGAGGCCGTGGAGTCGCTCGACGACATCCTGGATGTGCCAGGCGTCAGCGGCGTCTATATCGGCCCCAGCGATCTGGCGGTCTCCATGGGCCACCCGCCTACCTTTGATACCGAAATACCTGAAATCCTTGCCATATACCGACGGATCGTTGCTGCCACGCATCGGCGTGGCCAATTTGCAGGCATACACTGCCTGAGCGCCGACTATGCGGCACGAATGACGCAAATGGGACTTCAGCTCGTGACCATTTCCAGCGATGGATTGCTGATGACCGCTGGCGCACTTCAGGCACTTGATCGGTTTCGTTCAGGGATAGGAGAACGAGAATGACCATGCCGCCATCCCAACGACTGTCCTCCCTCGGCCTGATGCTGCCAACCATGCGCGTTCCCGTCGGAAATTTCATCATGGCAAGACGGTATGGCGATCTTTTGTTCCTGTCGGGCCAGGGACCGACGACCGCCGATGGCTTGAAAATGACGGGCAAGGTCGGCGCGGAGGTGTCGATAGACGAAGCCTACGGCCATGCGCGCCTGGTAACGCTGAACCTGCTTGCGGCTATCGATGCCCATCTCGGCTCGATCGATCAAGTCGATGCGATCGTCAAGGTTCTCGGATTCGTCAACGCTGCGCCTGACTTTGGAGATCACCCGGCCGTCATTAATGGTTGCTCGGATCTGCTGATCGACATTTTCGGCAAGGCATGCGGTCAACACGCCCGTGCGGCGATCGGTGCCGGCAGCCTACCTTCCGGGATCACCGTCGAAATCGAAATGGTTGTGGGCTGCCGCGCGTAAAAAGCGGGCAGCATCTCCAATCCCTTTCAAACTCTCAGAACAGTCATGACGCATGAAAAGTCAGAAAACGGCCTTCGACACCACGAACCTCAGCCTTTCCCAGCAAATCTATGAGCGGTTACGACTGTCCCTGATGGCGGGCAGATATCCTCCGGGCTCCCGCCTGAACATTAGCCGGTTGGCCCAGGAATTCGGCGTTTCCGCGACACCTGTGCGCGAGGCGGTGGTGCAACTCGTACGGGAGCAAGCGCTCGAGCTGCGCCGAGGTCATCAAGCCCGTGTGCCGGTGCCCGAGATCGCCCACTATATTCAGGTTCGGGAAACACGCGTACCTCTGGAACGTTTGGCGGCAGAGCTTGCCACCACGCACATCACCGATGAAGGGATCGATGAGCTGGAAGCACTGCACCGCAGCTATGTGACGTGCGAGGAGCGCGAGGACTGGCTGGGCGCGCTCGCAGCCAACCAGTCCTTCCACTTCCGTATCTACGAGGCATCGGCCAATCCGGTTCTGAAAAGCGTTCTGGAGAACTTCTGGCTCATCGCGGGGCCGTTCATAACCAATCAATATCCGGCCTTACGGAACGCTCATACGGATCCGCATCCGCATAATTCCCTGATCGAAGCCCTCCGCCGCCGTTCTGCGCCGGAGGCGGGCGACGCGCTGGTCAGAGACCTGAGGGATGGGTCTTATCACGTTGTGGCCTGGCTCAAGGCCAACAAGCTCCGTGCCGACGGCACGGTCGCTAAGGAATGAGAAGAACGATTAAGCGATTTTCCATTGCAAAGTGGGCATTATGCTATATCGTATATCATATACCATTTAAGGAGATCCTTCGACGTGCTTATGCTCTCCGCAAGACGCATACTCATGACAATTCCCGTCATGTTCATTGTCGCGTTGATCGTTTTCGGTCTTCTGTACCTGGCGCCGGGTGATCCCGCCGTCGTGTTTGCGGGCGATCAGGCAACCCCGGAGCAAATCGCCGCCATTCGCAGTCGTATGGGGCTCGACCAACCTTTTTTCATTCAATTCGTGACATGGCTCTGGAACATTCTTCACGGCGATCTCGGACGCTCTCTTGTCAGCAATGTGCCGGTCACGCAGCTCATCGCCCAGCGGATCGGTCCGACCCTTTCGCTGACGACCCTGACATTGGTTTTTTCGGTGCTGACCGCCGTGCCGCTCAGTCTCTTTGCGGCTTGGCAGCGCGGCAAGCTTATCGATCGCGCCGTGATGCTGATGGGGGTTGCCGGTTTTTCGATCCCGGTATTCGTGCTGGCCTACTGCCTGTCTTACATTTTCGCCGTGGAACTGCGTTGGTTGCCGGTGCAAGGTTACAAGCCGCTGTCGGCAGGTATCTGGCCCTGGCTGCGCGGCCTGTTGCTGCCAGCCCTGGCGCTTGGATCGGGATACGTCGCGCTCATCTCACGGATCGGCAGAGCCTCGCTCGTTGAAGTTCTTCAACAGGACTATATCCGTACGGCGCGGGCGAAAGGCGGCGCGACCGTCACCATTCTATTCAGGCACGCCCTTAAAAACGCCGCCGTTCCCATCGTAACCGTCGTCGGCTTGGGTATTGGACTGCTGATCGGCGGTGCCGTGGTGACCGAAACCGTCTTCGCGCTCCCCGGGATCGGTCGCCTCGCGGCCGACGCGATTCTGAGGCGCGACTATCCGGTGATCCAGGGCGTCGTCCTGCTGTTTTCGTTCTCCTACATGCTGATCAACCTCCTGGTTGATCTGATCTACCCCTTCCTCGACCCCAGGATTCGCCATTGACCTCCCACACCACAACTCTTCCGCCTGTCGCGGCAGACTTGCCGGATATACTGGAAGAGCGCACGCTGCGCTCGGGCATTACCGGATTGGCCTTGAGGCATCTTTCCGTGACGGTGGGCCTCATCGGCCTCGGCCTCCTCCTGTTCATTGCCGTCGGTGCTCCATGGCTTGGAACAGTGGATCCTCTGGCCCTTAATCCGGCCCTGCGTATCAAGCCGCCGTCGCCTGAGCATTTCTTCGGGACAGACATGTTGGGGCGGGATCTGTGGTCACGCGTTCTTTACGGCACGCGCGTCTCGCTCATCGTCGGCTTCTCGGTCGCCATGCTTGCGACGGCGATCGGCGCATTGCTCGGCATGGTCGCCGGCTTCATCCGCACGACGGACATGGTGATCATGCGCGTGATGGATGCGGTCATGTCTATCCCGTCCATCCTGCTGGCAATCGCGCTTGTCGCTTTGACACGGCCGTCCGTCCTGAATGTCGTCATCGCGATCACGGTGGCGGAAATCCCACGTGTTGCCCGGCTTGTTCGGTCCGTCGTTCTTTCGCTCCGGGAGCTTTCCTATATCGAGGCCGGGATCGTTTCCGGATCGAGCCCCGCCCAAATCATCAGGCGTCATATCCTACCGAATGCCATCGCGCCCATCATCGTGCAGGCAACGTATATCTGTGCATCGGCCATGATTATCGAGGCCACGTTGTCCTTCATCGGAGCCGGGACACCTGCTTCCGTCCCGTCCTGGGGCAACATCATGGCGGAAGGCAGAGCGGTCTGGCAGGTCAGGCCCCTGATCATGCTCATCCCGGCGGCGTTCCTGTCCTTCACCGTTCTGGCGGTCAACATGGTCGGAGACGGTCTGAGAGACGCCCTTGATAGCAGACTGGTCAAGGATATCTGACGTGGCCCTTCTCCAAGTAGAAAATCTTCAAACCCACTTTCGCACACCCCGGGGCATCAATCGCGCCGTTGAGGGGCTGAGCTTCTCCGTCGAGGCGGGCGAAACACTTGCAATTGTTGGGGAGTCCGGCTGCGGCAAGTCGGTCACCTCGATGTCGATCATGCGGCTCTTGCCGCCGGAAGTCGCGAAAAGCGTCGGACGGATCACCTTCAATGGCCGCAATCTGCTGGATCTCCGGGAAGCGGAGATGCGCGGCATCAGGGGCAACGAGATCGGCATGATCTTCCAAGAGCCGATGACCAGCCTCAACCCTGTCCTGACTGTTGCGGAGCAGGTCGAGGAAACCATAGCCCTGCATCAGAAGGTGCCGCGGGCCGAATTGAAAAGGCGCGCGCTGGAGATGTTGGAATTGGTCGGCATTCCCGATGCATCGCGGAGAATGCGGGAATATCCTCATCAACTGTCGGGCGGGATGCGTCAGCGCATCATGATTGCGCTGGCCCTTGCCTGTCGTCCCAAACTTCTGATCGCCGACGAACCGACAACAGCGCTCGATGTGACCATACAAGCCCAAATCCTCGACCTGTTACGCAATATCCAGCAACAACAGGACACGGCGATTATCCTGATCACACATGATCTGGGCGTCGTTGCCGAAGCCTCGGATCGCGCCGTCGTCATGTACGCGGGGCGTAAGATCGAGGAGGCCCGGACAGAGACACTGCTCTCCAGGCCTCGGCACCCCTATACGCAGGGACTACTGGCGGCGGTGCCGCGGATCGGGCAATCCCAACGCGGCAAATTGACCGAAATTCCGGGCCTGGTGCCGGATTTGCGCCAGCGTATCCGAGGCTGCGCTTTTGCGAACCGCTGCCCGCAGGCCACCGACTTCTGCCGCAGTCACGCACCGGCTCTGGAGGTCAAGGCGCCGAACCATGCCGCCGCCTGTCATCTGGCTGAACCGGAAGGAGGCCGCTCATGACCACGGCTGCTCACGATGCGCCGCTGCTGAGCGTGCGGAACCTTGCCAAGTATTACGAGGTCAAAAGCGGCTTCCTCGGGCGTACGCGGGGAGAGGTCAAAGCCGTTGAGGATGTCAGCTTCGACATAGCCCGAGGTGAGACACTTTCTCTCGTCGGCGAATCCGGCTGCGGAAAGTCGACAGTGGGACGCGCCATCGCCGGTCTGCATTCCGTGACCCGCGGCGATATCCTCCTGAACGGCGTATCGATCGACAGTCCTGAATCCCGCGCCGCTCATCAGTGGCATCGCAAGGTTCAGGTGGTCTTTCAGGATCCTTATTCCAGCCTTAACCCGCGTATGCGGGTGCGCGACATCATCGCTGAACCGCTGCGCAATTGCGGCATGGCGCGCAATTCCATCGAACTCCGCGAACGCGTTTCCAAACTTATCGAGCTCGTGCACCTGCCAAGAGACGCGGGCGAGCGCTTTCCGCATGAGTTTTCCGGCGGACAGCGTCAGCGAATTGGCATTGCACGTGCGCTCGCCCCGTCTCCGGAGCTCATTATTTGCGACGAGGCCGTATCGGCGCTCGATGTTTCGGTCAAGGCGCAGATCGTCAACCTTCTTGGAGAACTGCGCGAAGAGCTGGGGCTGTCTTTGTTGTTCATCAGTCATGATCTGGCGATTGTCGATCACATCACCGACCGCGTTGCCGTGATGTACCTGGGCCGGATTGTGGAAATCGGAACGCGCGACGATCTGTTCGGGACGCCGCGTCATCCCTATACGCAGGCGCTTCTCTCTGCCGTGCCGATGGTCGATCCGGCCATCCGGCGAGATCGGA is part of the uncultured Roseibium sp. genome and encodes:
- a CDS encoding aldolase/citrate lyase family protein, with the protein product MRNGLRARLAADRPCVNGWLSMSNGYGAELMTRCSWDSLTVDLQHGVHDYASMVACFQGIRFSGIPPLARVASLDSGMIGKALDAGAWGIICPMINSRQEAADFVSACLYPPLGRRSNGPNRAAGYGEPQASYQSFANEEVLVIPMIETGEAVESLDDILDVPGVSGVYIGPSDLAVSMGHPPTFDTEIPEILAIYRRIVAATHRRGQFAGIHCLSADYAARMTQMGLQLVTISSDGLLMTAGALQALDRFRSGIGERE
- a CDS encoding RidA family protein, which codes for MPPSQRLSSLGLMLPTMRVPVGNFIMARRYGDLLFLSGQGPTTADGLKMTGKVGAEVSIDEAYGHARLVTLNLLAAIDAHLGSIDQVDAIVKVLGFVNAAPDFGDHPAVINGCSDLLIDIFGKACGQHARAAIGAGSLPSGITVEIEMVVGCRA
- a CDS encoding ABC transporter permease, which produces MLSARRILMTIPVMFIVALIVFGLLYLAPGDPAVVFAGDQATPEQIAAIRSRMGLDQPFFIQFVTWLWNILHGDLGRSLVSNVPVTQLIAQRIGPTLSLTTLTLVFSVLTAVPLSLFAAWQRGKLIDRAVMLMGVAGFSIPVFVLAYCLSYIFAVELRWLPVQGYKPLSAGIWPWLRGLLLPALALGSGYVALISRIGRASLVEVLQQDYIRTARAKGGATVTILFRHALKNAAVPIVTVVGLGIGLLIGGAVVTETVFALPGIGRLAADAILRRDYPVIQGVVLLFSFSYMLINLLVDLIYPFLDPRIRH
- a CDS encoding ABC transporter ATP-binding protein; amino-acid sequence: MLVEISGLRIDFPTAHGLHSAVRDVSMTLGTEKLGIVGESGSGKSMTARALLKLLPPSARVSADKMKFDGIDVLSASERKMRSIRGRRAGLILQDPKYSLNPIMTVGNQIAEAWRNFNKGSRREAREAAIDLLAQVQIRNPERVANSYPHELSGGMGQRVMIAMMMAPDPELLIADEPTSALDASVQAEILKLMEDLVSRRNMGLMLISHDLPLVRHFCDRVVVMYSGRVVEVLEADQLGQSQHPYTRALLDCLPSLTHPKSRLPIMTRDPEWLT
- a CDS encoding glutamine synthetase family protein, with protein sequence MSSHLEMLKSGRLMRDGLLKDCDAAAELLEKVEASDLETVRVVFADQHGLLRGKTIAAEALGSIFRSGLNLPGTLMLKDTANRTVFPIWDGRTPGVMETMSGAGDMLLVPDATTFRTLPWSPHSAWLFCDPVTRDGKTLPFAPRHVLQRAIDRLAGLGYSLTVGLEVEFHVFDLKERALEHNEAGLPGMPPQTRLLDQGYQYLSDQNYDRLEPVMDRLRRHARALGLVVRSTEVEMGPSQFEFTFDPAGAMEHADNMIMFRAMVKEVCARQGLHATFMCRPKVDNTASSGWHLHQSLVDAGGNNVFIPEAAGTLTPQASAWIGGLLRHAAESCVLTTPTVNGYKRYQPFALAPDRIEWGNDNRGAMIRALITPGDGASRIENRVAEPAANPYFYIASQILSGVAGLEGNLEAPEPVETPYENAERSLPPSLIAAIAAFEAGELFQAALGTDFTEYISVLKRAEWKRYLATVSEWEQQEYFSIF
- a CDS encoding SMP-30/gluconolactonase/LRE family protein → MNFDIRYTINDDSQYARTRLQTGSVKTKPAEFGNRSVTYCREGDLMRRETLPFKPCLDLETPLGEGPVWDDARGLLWFVDILLPAIFSYTPATGSLERHAMPDAVTSIGLTADERLIVSLRKDVCFFTPSTGALDHLVTPEPDRAMNRLNDGKVGPDGAFWVGSMHATRPAQPTAALYRIVADGTCTRMIDGIRVSNGLAWSPDNLTLYHADSREPAIRAWDFDPTTGTIAKPRLLASPTEEQGLPDGAAVDTDGNYWSAGVTGGCINVFSPEGELLKTIAVPIAAPTMPCFGGDDGKTLFVTGLTRETGTTTSKGKLFSCRVEAEGTPVYRFVVS
- a CDS encoding ABC transporter ATP-binding protein; this encodes MISVANLRVSFGHHEAVRGVSFEVPRGGSFGIVGESGSGKSTIMRVLAGLNETWEGTVCIDGKPQGPRRSLDFSRKVQMVFQDPYGSLHPRQTVNRTLIEPLLVQGIGDVDKRVSRILSDVALPSTARFRYAHQLSGGQRQRVAIARALISEPSMLLLDEPTSALDVSVQAEILNLLADLRRERDLTYLMVSHNLAVVAHLCPELGVMENGEMVEILSAEDLRAGRTKHPQTTRLRELDVELE
- a CDS encoding RidA family protein, giving the protein MKIEQRLVDLGIELTVPMAGPKQYGKRYGKMKPFVITGTTMHLCGHSPGMKDGVVRFPGRLGHDVTIEEGYQAARLTGINCISTIKRAIGDLDRVTAVVSTLNYVACTHDFFEHYKITNGLTDLLEEVFGPDIGLGARATYGAPSLTDNYCFETSMILEIDGPAT
- a CDS encoding GntR family transcriptional regulator; amino-acid sequence: MKSQKTAFDTTNLSLSQQIYERLRLSLMAGRYPPGSRLNISRLAQEFGVSATPVREAVVQLVREQALELRRGHQARVPVPEIAHYIQVRETRVPLERLAAELATTHITDEGIDELEALHRSYVTCEEREDWLGALAANQSFHFRIYEASANPVLKSVLENFWLIAGPFITNQYPALRNAHTDPHPHNSLIEALRRRSAPEAGDALVRDLRDGSYHVVAWLKANKLRADGTVAKE
- a CDS encoding gamma-glutamyltransferase family protein, with the protein product MTMIPNRTRSIVYSNRAAAATSHPLATLVAIETLSKGGNAVDAAVAAISVQCVVEPHQTGVGGDCFALYMPRGAAEPIALSGAGRAPEAANPQYYADNNITELALDSPHSVTVPGAVAGWCRLVADHGRLPLGTLLEPAIRMARDGYVIQPVVGFDLATESALLASHPVAAGVFMPDGKPVPEGSLHRQPLLAKTLEAIAEKGHSGFYGGEIADDMVSCLRNHGGLHTMADFAAARADYVPTISSRYKGFDIVELPPSGQGLAALMMLNALDGMELSDPAVSEADRIHILAELAKLAYLHRNELFCDPDFASTPVQELLSGAWAAFARAGIDMKKAAAPTVWPEVTQRDTVYACIVDEEGNAISFINSLFHSFGSCIMAPKSGVLFHNRGAQFSLQAGHPNAIAGGKRPLHTLMPGMVMKDGACVAPFGVMGGPYQAAGHAELLSNILDRGLDVQQALDAPRSFSYRGVLEVEPRADESVLDDLRRRGHDACWAKRPIGGGQIIWKNARTGVLAAASDPRKDGCALGL